A window from uncultured Desulfobacter sp. encodes these proteins:
- a CDS encoding leucine-rich repeat domain-containing protein, which yields MTEPPSPVLFAGRQFPPDTEVIDLVNIRLVSLEALGGLPKLRVLRLHHTNPHQSPGGALLDLSVLGKCPHLTVMELPQQSVQALDGLEGHPNLHTIDISATRVSDLAPLAGLPGLTTLRLRHTRMTDITPLASVLSLEELDIAHTAVADISPLRWLPRLVSLDLRATPVTDLSPLMDMAALQQVVVQRLAVDVEKIDQLRENRPELEVIV from the coding sequence ATGACAGAACCACCTTCGCCGGTCCTGTTCGCCGGTCGGCAGTTCCCACCAGACACCGAGGTGATCGATCTTGTGAACATCCGGCTGGTCTCTCTTGAAGCTTTGGGGGGTCTGCCCAAGCTTCGCGTGTTGCGGCTGCACCACACCAACCCCCACCAGTCACCGGGTGGGGCACTGCTTGACCTGTCGGTGCTAGGCAAGTGCCCTCACCTGACCGTCATGGAGTTACCGCAGCAGAGCGTGCAGGCCCTTGACGGCCTCGAAGGGCACCCCAATCTGCACACCATCGACATCAGTGCCACGCGCGTTTCGGACCTCGCCCCCCTGGCCGGGCTGCCGGGCCTCACCACCCTGCGGCTGCGTCACACGCGTATGACCGACATTACACCGTTAGCTTCGGTCTTGTCATTGGAAGAACTGGATATCGCTCACACCGCCGTTGCAGACATCTCCCCACTCCGCTGGCTCCCCAGGCTTGTGTCACTGGACCTGCGGGCCACCCCTGTGACCGACTTATCCCCGCTCATGGACATGGCCGCACTGCAACAGGTTGTTGTGCAGCGATTGGCGGTTGATGTCGAAAAGATTGACCAGCTTCGAGAAAACCGACCTGAACTTGAGGTGATCGTCTAA
- a CDS encoding penicillin acylase family protein, translating to MKWIRRVCVVVALLVVCCAVLFFFLPQLNDYQDDGQLSLAGLKDPVTVTRDHSGIAYIHAENIEDLFFAQGFVTAQDRLFQMQMTRMYYEGRICEFAGGKARDLDVRMRTISISRMAKKQGQILNPALRKQFQHYVDGINAFIKQCPDDLALEFRVAGIKPDLWQVEDCLGVLFYMGYSTAANLSSEIISQMLLDTLGYEKTAMLLPLNINVDDPDDKGVISMPPKENLGLALPFDPGLLAYAGDRNLRVGSNNWAVAPEKSATGSALLAGDPHLDPRILPGVWYPAGLICSGIRAVGAQIPGIPGMGVGRTEHIALSATNNYGDMVDLYIETVDPKNPDHYLEGNNSIAFGHIKERLKIKDKDLPGGFRTEDLDIRTTRRGPVVSKILDGLDGNKVFTLRFASEASMTPNIGLLDVLKAKNAQDLSRAMQDLTVACFNWVFADSSGNIGHQASGRIPVRSCGGTFPHVVKDGTDNWVGWIAPDQMPGQINPGKKWIGTCNNKTVDSGFPHYYSSFFAPSFRYARLKELMGEKVEQAPLDMWRYQRDTGNAMARRIAPIMARILLANPDTKDMGQILADWNFKDDPEKPGPLLFQTIYRHFVLAVFEDDLGPQKVLTFLNTWYYWQERLLWFVEAGESLFFDDLRTAGTTETMSDIFVRAAHAARNELAPLLGDDPAQWRWGDMHTLELVNPLARKGRLKALLGTGPMPMGGSGETLYRGWYDFDAPYAVTHCASLRFVADMGDDEKIMAVLPGGASGQTFHSHQKDLVNDFMAGVVRYWWFSDAAIKAHAKKTLTLLPEGNLN from the coding sequence ATGAAATGGATTCGGCGTGTCTGTGTCGTTGTCGCTTTGCTGGTGGTCTGCTGTGCGGTTCTTTTTTTCTTTCTACCCCAACTCAATGATTACCAGGATGACGGGCAGTTAAGCCTTGCCGGTTTAAAAGATCCTGTGACCGTTACCCGGGACCATTCGGGCATTGCCTATATTCATGCTGAAAATATAGAAGATTTGTTTTTTGCCCAAGGGTTTGTCACGGCCCAGGACCGGTTGTTCCAGATGCAGATGACCCGGATGTATTATGAGGGGCGCATATGCGAGTTTGCGGGTGGCAAGGCCCGGGATCTGGATGTGCGTATGCGAACCATCAGCATTTCCCGCATGGCGAAAAAACAGGGCCAAATATTGAATCCTGCCTTGCGAAAACAGTTTCAGCACTATGTGGACGGCATAAATGCCTTCATAAAACAATGTCCGGATGATCTTGCTTTAGAGTTTCGTGTAGCCGGGATTAAACCCGATTTATGGCAGGTGGAAGATTGTCTTGGGGTGCTGTTTTATATGGGATATTCCACGGCTGCCAATCTCTCCTCCGAAATTATTTCCCAGATGCTGCTGGATACCCTGGGGTATGAAAAAACCGCCATGCTCCTGCCGTTGAATATCAATGTGGATGATCCGGACGACAAGGGAGTTATTTCCATGCCGCCCAAAGAGAATCTTGGGTTAGCTCTGCCGTTTGATCCGGGGCTTTTGGCGTATGCCGGAGATCGGAATTTGCGGGTGGGCAGTAATAACTGGGCGGTGGCCCCGGAAAAGTCCGCAACCGGATCTGCGCTGCTGGCCGGAGATCCCCATCTGGACCCGAGAATTTTGCCGGGTGTCTGGTATCCGGCCGGATTGATATGTTCCGGCATCCGGGCTGTTGGGGCTCAGATCCCGGGTATTCCGGGGATGGGGGTAGGGCGTACTGAGCACATTGCCTTGTCTGCCACCAACAACTATGGCGACATGGTGGATCTATACATTGAAACCGTTGATCCAAAGAATCCGGACCATTATCTGGAAGGGAATAATTCCATCGCCTTTGGGCATATTAAAGAACGGTTGAAAATTAAAGATAAGGATTTGCCCGGCGGTTTTCGCACAGAAGATCTGGATATCCGGACCACCCGCAGGGGGCCGGTGGTCTCTAAAATTCTCGACGGTCTGGATGGCAATAAGGTGTTCACACTCCGATTCGCCTCTGAGGCGTCCATGACGCCGAACATCGGATTACTGGATGTTTTGAAGGCTAAAAATGCCCAAGATCTTTCCCGGGCCATGCAGGATTTGACCGTGGCCTGTTTTAACTGGGTGTTTGCCGACAGTTCCGGAAATATCGGCCACCAGGCGTCCGGCAGGATTCCCGTACGAAGCTGCGGCGGCACCTTTCCCCATGTGGTCAAAGACGGCACGGATAATTGGGTTGGCTGGATTGCACCGGATCAGATGCCCGGGCAGATCAACCCGGGAAAAAAGTGGATCGGCACCTGCAATAATAAAACGGTGGATTCAGGCTTTCCCCATTACTACTCTTCTTTTTTTGCGCCGTCATTTCGTTATGCAAGATTAAAGGAACTCATGGGGGAAAAGGTCGAGCAGGCCCCCTTGGATATGTGGCGGTACCAAAGGGATACGGGCAATGCAATGGCCCGGCGCATTGCGCCTATTATGGCGCGGATTCTGCTGGCTAACCCGGATACAAAAGATATGGGGCAAATTCTGGCGGATTGGAATTTTAAAGATGATCCTGAAAAGCCAGGGCCTTTACTTTTTCAAACCATATACCGCCATTTTGTCCTGGCTGTGTTTGAAGATGACCTGGGGCCGCAAAAGGTGTTGACGTTTTTAAATACCTGGTATTACTGGCAGGAACGCCTTCTATGGTTTGTGGAGGCCGGTGAAAGCCTTTTTTTTGATGATCTGCGCACGGCCGGTACAACGGAAACCATGTCGGATATTTTCGTCCGGGCTGCCCATGCCGCACGAAACGAGTTGGCCCCGCTTCTCGGTGATGACCCTGCCCAATGGCGCTGGGGGGATATGCATACCCTTGAATTGGTCAATCCCCTTGCCCGCAAGGGTAGGCTCAAGGCCCTTCTCGGCACCGGTCCCATGCCCATGGGCGGATCAGGGGAAACCTTGTATCGGGGATGGTACGATTTTGATGCCCCCTATGCGGTGACCCATTGTGCCTCCCTGCGGTTTGTGGCGGATATGGGGGATGATGAAAAGATTATGGCTGTGTTGCCTGGCGGGGCGTCAGGCCAGACCTTTCATTCCCATCAAAAAGATTTGGTGAACGATTTTATGGCAGGGGTTGTCCGGTACTGGTGGTTTTCAGATGCCGCCATCAAGGCCCATGCAAAAAAGACCCTGACATTGCTGCCTGAGGGCAATTTGAATTAG
- a CDS encoding LysE family transporter, whose product METYLFMGMVLGLSAGLSPGPLLALVISETVLLGVRAGIRVALAPLISDLPVLIVSFLLVYWFSESDPVLGVISIAGAVIVLKMGISCIRTAGQMPESTGRMSASLMKGVLVNILSPHPYLFWITVGAPVASKAWQSHPGGAVGFVAGFYLLLVGSKLALALVVARTRSFLTGAAYVWTMRVLGLLLCCFAWGLAREGAGLLGWL is encoded by the coding sequence ATGGAAACATATTTGTTCATGGGGATGGTGTTGGGATTGTCCGCCGGTTTGTCGCCGGGGCCTTTGCTGGCCCTTGTGATCAGTGAAACCGTTCTTTTGGGTGTACGCGCCGGTATCCGTGTGGCCCTGGCACCGCTGATTTCAGATCTTCCTGTGTTGATTGTCTCTTTTCTTTTGGTTTACTGGTTCTCCGAATCAGACCCTGTGCTGGGTGTTATATCCATTGCCGGGGCGGTTATCGTTCTCAAAATGGGAATTTCATGTATCAGAACTGCCGGGCAGATGCCCGAATCCACCGGGCGTATGTCCGCATCCCTGATGAAGGGGGTGCTGGTAAATATTTTAAGCCCCCATCCTTACCTGTTCTGGATTACCGTGGGTGCCCCCGTGGCGTCTAAGGCCTGGCAGAGTCATCCGGGAGGGGCGGTTGGATTTGTGGCCGGCTTTTATCTGCTGCTTGTGGGATCCAAACTTGCTTTGGCTCTTGTGGTGGCCAGGACCCGCAGCTTTCTGACCGGTGCCGCCTATGTCTGGACCATGCGGGTGTTGGGTCTTCTTTTGTGCTGCTTTGCCTGGGGGCTTGCCCGGGAGGGTGCAGGGCTTCTGGGTTGGCTTTAA
- the proB gene encoding glutamate 5-kinase — protein sequence MNTDQQIIPLSAFKRIVVKVGSGVLTRKNSLNLDVINSIARQVCVLHDRGIEVILVSSGAMAAGVKKIGLKKRPSETPKRQAVSAIGQADLIREWEKAVEHCGRKVAQILLTRGDLCDRVRYLNARNTLNTLLEWKVLPIVNENDTVAVKSLQFGDNDNLGAMITLLLGADLMINLTDIGGLYNKDPRRHDDAQLLRRVTSMGSDIEAMAGKIAGPLGTGGMGTKISAAKKLTSAGIPMIIACGLEQDILIKIMDNDYTGTYFVPNEQKASSRKNWIGLTLQAKGRITIDKGAQKAVVEQGKSLLPSGITRVEDYFEVGDPVEFITEDKVVLGMGLVNYNASDILKIMGCKTSQIKKRLGYRSYDEVIHRDNLMITAYPDDARS from the coding sequence ATGAACACCGACCAGCAAATTATACCCCTGTCCGCTTTCAAACGTATTGTGGTCAAAGTGGGCTCAGGGGTGCTGACCCGGAAGAACAGCCTCAATCTTGACGTCATCAACAGCATCGCAAGGCAGGTCTGCGTACTCCATGACCGGGGTATCGAAGTAATCCTTGTATCTTCCGGGGCCATGGCTGCGGGCGTTAAAAAAATCGGTCTGAAAAAAAGGCCGTCGGAAACCCCCAAACGACAGGCAGTATCAGCCATCGGTCAGGCAGACCTGATCCGGGAATGGGAAAAGGCTGTGGAACACTGCGGCCGAAAAGTGGCCCAGATCCTTCTGACCCGTGGCGACTTGTGCGACCGGGTCAGGTATCTGAATGCCAGAAACACCCTGAATACCCTCCTGGAATGGAAGGTACTGCCCATTGTCAATGAAAACGACACGGTGGCGGTAAAATCCCTGCAATTCGGAGACAATGACAATCTAGGCGCCATGATCACCCTGTTGCTTGGCGCAGACCTGATGATCAATCTCACGGATATCGGCGGCCTATATAATAAAGATCCCCGCCGCCATGACGATGCACAGCTTCTCAGGCGGGTGACCTCCATGGGCAGCGACATCGAAGCCATGGCCGGAAAAATTGCAGGGCCGTTGGGCACAGGGGGCATGGGGACCAAAATAAGTGCGGCTAAAAAACTGACCTCAGCCGGAATTCCCATGATCATTGCCTGCGGCCTGGAACAGGATATTCTGATTAAAATAATGGACAATGATTATACCGGCACCTATTTTGTTCCCAATGAGCAAAAGGCCTCATCCAGGAAAAACTGGATCGGCCTGACCCTCCAGGCCAAGGGCAGAATCACCATAGACAAAGGTGCCCAGAAAGCCGTTGTGGAGCAGGGCAAAAGCCTTTTGCCCTCGGGCATTACCCGGGTGGAAGATTATTTTGAGGTCGGTGATCCCGTGGAGTTCATCACAGAGGACAAAGTGGTCCTGGGTATGGGCCTTGTCAATTACAATGCCTCGGATATATTAAAAATAATGGGCTGCAAGACCAGCCAGATTAAAAAACGCTTGGGTTACAGATCCTATGACGAGGTGATTCACAGAGATAATCTAATGATCACCGCATACCCGGACGATGCCCGCTCATAA
- a CDS encoding glutamate-5-semialdehyde dehydrogenase, whose protein sequence is MSLENQIIEIAKQARAAARIMAALPSEQKNRALFAIARQLEKDKDAIQAENAKDVAAARENGLSDAMIDRLTITDKVLNGMVEGLEYVAGLEDPVGTLSDSSIRPNGIEMARMRIPLGVIGIIYESRPNVTVDAAGLCLKAGNAVILRGGSEAIYSNKALARAIEKGISTEGLPAGAVQVIPTSDRAAVDIMLKQEEYIDLIIPRGGEGLIRHVVAASSIPVLKHYKGVCHAYVDDLADLEMGVNIVVNAKTQRPGVCNALETLLVHEGVAQQLLPMAYKALAQAGVTIKGCPKTCEILPDAIPATEEDWPMEYLNLTLAVKVVKDMDDAMAHIAAYGSNHTEAIITTDLNRSRRFIREVDASLVIVNASTRFNDGGELGLGAEIGISTSKLHAYGPMGIKELTTTKFVAWGNGQIRS, encoded by the coding sequence ATGTCTTTGGAAAATCAGATCATTGAAATAGCCAAACAGGCCAGAGCGGCAGCCCGGATTATGGCGGCTCTGCCTTCGGAACAAAAAAACAGGGCCCTTTTTGCCATTGCCCGGCAGTTGGAAAAAGATAAAGACGCCATCCAGGCAGAAAACGCAAAGGATGTGGCCGCAGCCCGGGAAAACGGCTTGTCCGATGCCATGATAGACCGGCTGACCATTACCGATAAGGTCTTGAACGGCATGGTTGAAGGTCTGGAATATGTGGCCGGCCTGGAAGATCCCGTGGGCACCCTGTCCGATTCCTCCATCCGGCCCAACGGTATTGAAATGGCCAGAATGCGCATCCCATTGGGGGTCATCGGCATTATCTACGAATCAAGGCCAAATGTCACCGTGGATGCGGCAGGCTTGTGCCTCAAGGCCGGCAACGCCGTGATCCTGCGGGGCGGTTCCGAAGCCATTTACTCCAACAAGGCCCTGGCCCGGGCCATAGAAAAAGGCATTTCCACAGAGGGCCTGCCGGCCGGTGCCGTCCAGGTCATCCCCACCTCGGACCGGGCTGCCGTGGATATCATGCTCAAGCAGGAAGAGTATATCGATCTGATCATCCCCCGGGGCGGCGAAGGACTGATCCGCCACGTGGTGGCGGCCTCCAGCATCCCGGTACTCAAGCATTACAAAGGAGTATGCCACGCCTATGTGGATGACCTGGCAGACCTGGAGATGGGCGTGAACATTGTAGTCAATGCCAAAACCCAGCGCCCCGGGGTATGCAATGCCCTGGAGACCCTGCTGGTCCATGAAGGAGTGGCCCAACAATTGCTGCCCATGGCATATAAAGCTTTGGCCCAGGCCGGTGTCACCATCAAGGGCTGCCCTAAAACCTGTGAAATACTGCCCGATGCCATCCCAGCCACCGAAGAGGACTGGCCCATGGAATATCTGAATCTGACCCTGGCCGTCAAGGTGGTCAAGGACATGGATGATGCCATGGCCCACATCGCAGCCTACGGCTCCAACCACACCGAAGCGATCATCACAACGGACCTGAACCGATCCCGGCGCTTTATCCGGGAAGTGGACGCTTCCCTGGTCATTGTCAATGCATCCACCCGGTTCAATGACGGCGGAGAACTGGGCTTAGGCGCAGAGATCGGCATCTCCACCTCAAAGCTGCATGCTTACGGTCCCATGGGCATAAAAGAGCTGACCACCACAAAATTTGTGGCCTGGGGAAACGGACAGATTCGGTCCTGA